Proteins from a genomic interval of Taeniopygia guttata chromosome 35, bTaeGut7.mat, whole genome shotgun sequence:
- the LOC140681363 gene encoding tumor necrosis factor-like, translating into FSLPASSWPSPAHSLIWQSSVAPALVRNGFRLLGNRLVVPRDGLYFVYAAAAFQGRRCPRPLRLAVSRFSPEYPRDVPLLRAARSVCRAGAGTGTGTGPWAESLYQGAVFQLRRGDRLAATASAGRFLDLHAAGQAYFGVLGVDLRRGDRLAATASAGRFLDLHAAGQAYFGGGFQGAPRILGVPRGFLGGCPGGPWAESLYQGAVFQLRRGDRLAATASAGRFLDLHAAGQAYFGVLGVD; encoded by the exons ttttccctcccagcctcctcctggcCCTCCCCCGCTCACTCCCTGATCTGGCAATCCTCGGTGGCCCCGGCGCTGGTGCGGAACGGGTTCCGCCTGCTCGGGAACCGTTTGGTGGTGCCCCGGGACGGGCTTTACTTCGTCTACGCCGCCGCCGCTTTCCAgggccgccgctgcccgcggccgCTGCGCTTGGCCGTGTCCCGCTTCTCCCCGGAGTACCCGCGGGACGTTCCGCTGCTTCGGGCCGCCCGTTCGGTCTGCCGGGCCGGTGCCGGtaccgggaccgggaccggtCCCTGGGCCGAGTCCCTGTACCAGGGCGCCGTGTTCCAGCTGCGCCGCGGGGACCGCCTGGCCGCCACCGCCTCGGCCGGCCGCTTCCTGGACCTGCACGCCGCCGGACAGGCCTATTTCGGGGTGCTGGGGGTTGat CTGCGCCGCGGGGACCGCCTGGCCGCCACCGCCTCGGCCGGCCGCTTCTTGGACCTGCACGCCGCCGGACAGGCCTATTTCGGG GGAGGTTTCCAGGGGgctcccaggattttgggggtccccagggggtttttggggggctgtcccgggggtccctgggCCGAGTCCCTGTACCAGGGCGCCGTGTTCCAGCTGCGCCGCGGGGACCGCCTGGCCGCCACCGCCTCGGCCGGCCGCTTCCTGGACCTGCACGCCGCCGGACAGGCCTATTTCGGGGTGCTGGGCGTggattag
- the GPANK1 gene encoding G patch domain and ankyrin repeat-containing protein 1, giving the protein MRGRRSLPSNPTPFSEPTNHRAPFACSALRGPISAALRRLFRLNSAPARVRANQSAPVRHVGDGAPVTISGVRLGPAGPSRCPPRCPPGALPVLCMALIAFRRAQEQNGGWNNGRLQREAPPVPETAAAVTGDDARSFYENLLSEGSTAEPSRDTPSSPGVPNFCRTCGISFRDPPAQHRRSTAHLLGLGAPPGAPPPYTGPGYRSPGYRLLLRAGWAGGGLGPRGNGRRFPVPTVLKKDRAGLGWGRPRRARVSHFGTGEAPVAPGGSRGTGGTGGRRRGRARGGSEEAEKVWEIRMREYMERWDPPGAPGELRDYRGPPWDPPKPP; this is encoded by the exons ATGCGCGGCCGCCGCTCCCTCCCCTCAAACCCCACCCCTTTTTCGGAACCAACCAATCACCGCGCGCCCTTTGCTTGTTCCGCCCTGCGCGGACCAATCAGCGCGGCGCTCCGCCGTCTCTTCCGCCTGAACTCTGCTCCCGCGCGTGTGCGGGCCAATCAGAGCGCGCCCGTTCGTCACGTGGGTGATGGGGCTCCGGTAACAATTTCCGGGGTCCGGTTGGGACCAGCGGGACCgtcccggtgccccccccgGTGCCCTCCCGGTGCCCTCCCGGTGCTCTGCATGGCCCTGATCGCCTTCCGCCGCGCCCAGGAGCAGAACGGCGGCTGGAACAACGGGCGGCTGCAGCGGGAAGCGCCGCCGGTCCCGGAAACCGCCGCCGCCGTTACCGGGGATGACGCTCGGAGCTTCTACGAGAACCTCCTAAGCGAGGGGAGCACCGCGGAGCCCTCCCGGGACACCCCCAG CTCACCGGGAGTCCCGAATTTCTGCCGCACCTGCGGGATCTCCTTCCGCGACCCCCCCGCTCAGCACCGCCGTTCCACCGCGCAccttttggggctgggggcgcctCCCGGGGCCCCCCCACCGTACACCGGGCCCGGTTACCGGAGCCCCGGGTACCGACTGCTGCTACGGGCGGGCTGGGCCGGGGGCGGGCTGGGCCCCCGCGGCAACGGGCGGCGCTTCCCGGTGCCCACGGTGCTGAAAAAGGACCgggcggggctgggctgggggcggccccgccgcgctcgGGTCTCGCATTTCGGTACCGGAGAAGCTCCGGTGGCACCGGGAGGGTCCCGGGGCACCGGGGGGACcggggggaggcggcggggacGGGCCCGGGGAGGGTCTGAGGAGGCGGAAAAGGTTTGGGAGATTCGGATGAGGGAGTACATGGAGAGGTGGGACCCGCCCGGGGCACCGGGAGAGCTCCGGGATTACCGGGGACCCCcgtgggaccccccaaaacccccctga